A single window of Parabacteroides sp. FAFU027 DNA harbors:
- a CDS encoding DUF5703 domain-containing protein, with protein MKKLCAVAFSGLLFLSIFSSQLQAQTNSLSSYEVTWHKQSVNSSESMPCGGGDIGLNVWVENGDILFYISRSGTFDENNAMLKLGRVRLNLNPNPFSGNDFMQTLQLEKGRVKITGGGTDVLIWVDVFRPVVHLEVKSPKAVDAIATYENWRFEDFVPVTKEFRSNSFKFPPKNIDVKTHKDNVAFSGNEVMFYHQNRIDTDDAFDITVRQQGMESVKEQMQNPLKNLVFGGTMSGTNMIPDGTVSGKYINTTFKGLRLKSAKPSWSIQLELALYVAKVGDIEQWKVGLEKIKNDAKLNAKTAERKTQDWWSQYWNRSYISIEGNTTDAKWQVGRNYQLFRYMLGCNAYGDYPTKFNGGLFTFDPVFTDSTNLGTPDHRNWGGGLMTAQNQRLVYYPMFKSGDLDMIKPQFDFYLRSLKTAELRSEVYWKHKGACFTEQLENFGLPNMAEYGWKHPADFDKGIEYNAWLEYSWETCLEFCYMMLETERYEGRNISSYIPFIESCLTFFDEHYQMLAKQRGAKIWDGNGNYVFYPSSAAETYKMTYNSTTYISALRVVLTRLTELPNSYLTDEQREKWTLMLKRIPPVPTRTLDGKMKLAPAENWARIQNTETPQLYPVYPWGLYGVDRPDLDVARNTYLYDPFCVKNHHHESWAQAAIFAARLGLTDEAKKYTVLKLQDGKLRFPAFWGPGHDWVPDHNWGGSGMIALQEMLMQTHDRKIILLPAWPKDWNARFKLHAPYNTIVEGEIRNGDILNLKVTPESRRKDVVIWHE; from the coding sequence ATGAAAAAACTATGTGCTGTAGCCTTTTCAGGTTTACTGTTCCTTTCTATATTTAGTAGTCAGCTTCAAGCTCAAACTAATTCCCTTTCATCCTATGAAGTGACATGGCATAAGCAGAGTGTTAATTCCAGCGAATCGATGCCGTGCGGGGGTGGTGATATCGGGCTAAATGTATGGGTGGAAAATGGGGATATTTTATTCTATATTTCCCGCAGTGGTACTTTTGATGAAAACAATGCGATGTTGAAGCTCGGCCGGGTTAGATTGAATCTAAATCCTAATCCTTTTTCCGGTAATGACTTTATGCAAACCCTTCAACTGGAAAAAGGAAGGGTAAAGATTACCGGTGGTGGTACTGATGTCTTAATTTGGGTGGATGTCTTTAGACCGGTTGTTCATCTGGAAGTGAAGAGTCCTAAAGCTGTAGATGCCATTGCTACTTATGAGAACTGGCGTTTTGAGGATTTTGTGCCGGTTACAAAAGAGTTTCGTTCCAATTCGTTTAAGTTTCCGCCTAAAAATATAGATGTTAAGACCCATAAAGATAACGTTGCTTTTAGCGGTAATGAGGTTATGTTCTATCATCAGAACCGGATAGATACTGATGATGCTTTTGATATTACCGTTCGTCAGCAAGGGATGGAATCGGTGAAGGAACAGATGCAGAATCCATTGAAGAATCTTGTCTTTGGTGGTACAATGAGCGGAACTAATATGATACCTGATGGTACAGTCTCCGGTAAATATATCAATACCACCTTTAAAGGCTTGAGATTGAAAAGCGCTAAACCTTCCTGGTCCATTCAGCTGGAATTAGCTTTATATGTGGCTAAAGTGGGAGATATCGAACAGTGGAAAGTTGGTTTGGAGAAAATAAAGAACGATGCAAAACTGAATGCCAAAACTGCAGAACGTAAAACGCAGGATTGGTGGAGTCAATACTGGAACCGTAGTTACATTTCTATTGAAGGGAATACTACTGATGCCAAATGGCAGGTGGGACGGAACTATCAGCTTTTCCGTTATATGCTTGGATGCAATGCTTACGGGGATTATCCGACCAAGTTCAATGGCGGTTTATTTACTTTCGACCCCGTATTTACCGATAGTACGAATCTGGGGACTCCTGATCACCGTAACTGGGGCGGAGGACTGATGACGGCTCAGAACCAACGGTTGGTGTACTACCCGATGTTTAAGAGCGGTGACCTGGATATGATAAAGCCGCAGTTTGATTTTTACCTGCGCTCGCTAAAGACAGCTGAATTGAGAAGTGAAGTTTACTGGAAACACAAAGGCGCCTGCTTTACCGAACAGCTGGAGAATTTCGGTTTACCCAATATGGCCGAGTATGGATGGAAACATCCGGCTGACTTCGATAAGGGAATTGAGTATAACGCCTGGCTTGAATATTCGTGGGAGACCTGCCTCGAGTTCTGCTATATGATGCTGGAGACCGAACGTTACGAAGGCCGTAATATCAGCTCCTATATCCCATTTATCGAAAGCTGCCTGACTTTCTTTGATGAACACTATCAAATGCTGGCCAAACAGCGCGGAGCGAAGATATGGGATGGCAATGGCAATTACGTCTTTTATCCAAGTTCCGCGGCAGAGACCTATAAGATGACATATAATTCAACTACCTATATTTCGGCACTCAGGGTGGTGCTTACCCGTCTCACAGAGTTGCCTAATTCTTACCTCACTGATGAACAACGGGAGAAGTGGACACTGATGCTGAAACGTATCCCGCCCGTTCCGACCCGTACGCTGGATGGTAAGATGAAGCTGGCTCCCGCTGAAAATTGGGCGCGTATTCAGAATACTGAAACGCCACAGCTTTATCCCGTCTATCCCTGGGGATTGTATGGTGTGGATAGACCGGACCTCGATGTGGCACGCAATACCTATCTCTACGACCCGTTCTGTGTGAAAAACCATCATCATGAGAGTTGGGCGCAGGCTGCGATTTTTGCAGCCAGACTGGGGCTGACCGACGAAGCAAAAAAATATACCGTACTCAAGCTACAAGATGGTAAACTGCGCTTTCCTGCCTTCTGGGGGCCGGGACATGACTGGGTGCCTGACCATAACTGGGGTGGATCGGGAATGATTGCACTGCAGGAGATGCTGATGCAGACTCATGACCGTAAGATTATCCTCTTGCCGGCCTGGCCGAAGGATTGGAATGCCAGATTTAAGCTACATGCACCCTACAATACC
- the rplQ gene encoding 50S ribosomal protein L17 — translation MRHNKKFNHLGRTHSHRQAMLSNMAASLILHKRIFTTVAKAKALRVYVEPIISKSKEDTTHSRRVVFSYLQNKVAVTELFQGVAAKVADRPGGYTRILKTGNRLGDNASMCFIELVDYNENMLKEKAAKKTRTRRSTKKAADVAPEASAPESTESAE, via the coding sequence ATGAGACACAATAAGAAATTCAATCATTTGGGTCGCACACACTCTCACAGACAAGCTATGTTGTCAAATATGGCAGCTTCTTTGATTTTGCACAAACGTATCTTTACTACTGTTGCAAAGGCAAAAGCACTGAGAGTATATGTTGAGCCTATCATCTCTAAATCAAAAGAGGATACTACTCACTCAAGACGTGTAGTATTTAGCTACCTGCAGAATAAAGTTGCGGTAACTGAACTCTTCCAGGGTGTTGCTGCGAAAGTAGCAGACCGTCCGGGTGGTTACACTCGTATCCTGAAAACAGGAAACCGTTTGGGTGACAACGCTTCAATGTGTTTCATCGAATTGGTTGACTACAACGAAAACATGTTGAAAGAAAAAGCTGCTAAGAAAACCAGAACTCGTCGTTCTACTAAAAAAGCCGCTGACGTTGCTCCTGAAGCATCTGCTCCTGAATCAACTGAATCAGCTGAGTAA
- a CDS encoding DNA-directed RNA polymerase subunit alpha: MAILAFQKPDKVIMLESDATFGKFEFRPLEPGYGITVGNALRRILLSSLEGFAITSIKIDGVDHEFSTIPGVIEDVTNIILNLKQVRLKQIVEEFETEKVAITVSGTEVFKAGDISKQLSGFEVLNPELVICNLSPSASFTIELTINKGRGYVPADENRNLSDDVSVIPIDSIYTPIRNVKYSVENYRVEQKTDYEKLVIEIATDGSIHPKEALKEAAKILIYHFMLFSDEKITLELSDTESGEDFDEEVLHMRQLLKTKLVDMDLSVRALNCLKSADVETLGELVQYNKADLLKFRNFGKKSLTELDELLENLNLSFGMDIAKYKLDKE, encoded by the coding sequence ATGGCGATATTAGCATTTCAAAAACCCGATAAAGTTATCATGCTAGAATCGGACGCAACATTCGGTAAATTCGAATTTCGTCCATTGGAGCCCGGATATGGCATCACCGTAGGTAATGCATTACGCCGAATCCTCCTTTCTTCGTTAGAAGGTTTCGCGATTACTTCTATCAAAATCGACGGAGTAGATCATGAATTTTCTACTATTCCGGGAGTTATAGAAGATGTTACAAACATTATCCTGAATCTGAAACAGGTACGTTTGAAACAAATCGTTGAAGAGTTCGAAACTGAGAAAGTCGCTATAACTGTTTCGGGTACTGAAGTGTTCAAAGCGGGTGACATCAGTAAACAATTATCAGGTTTCGAGGTGCTTAACCCCGAGTTGGTGATTTGCAACCTGAGCCCTTCGGCTAGCTTTACAATTGAATTAACCATTAACAAAGGACGTGGATATGTACCGGCTGACGAAAACCGTAACTTGTCTGACGATGTTAGTGTAATTCCCATTGACTCGATCTATACTCCGATCCGCAATGTGAAATATTCGGTTGAAAACTACCGTGTTGAACAAAAAACTGACTACGAGAAACTCGTTATTGAGATTGCTACAGATGGTTCTATCCATCCGAAAGAAGCCTTGAAAGAAGCTGCTAAGATTTTGATCTACCACTTCATGTTGTTCTCAGATGAAAAGATTACTCTTGAACTGAGCGACACTGAAAGCGGCGAAGATTTCGATGAGGAAGTATTGCACATGCGTCAGTTGTTGAAAACAAAACTGGTTGACATGGATCTTTCTGTACGTGCTTTGAACTGTCTGAAATCAGCAGACGTAGAAACACTGGGTGAGCTGGTTCAATACAATAAAGCAGACTTGTTGAAATTCAGAAACTTCGGTAAGAAGTCATTGACTGAATTGGATGAGTTGCTTGAAAATCTGAACCTCTCTTTTGGAATGGATATTGCTAAATATAAATTAGACAAAGAGTAA
- the rpsD gene encoding 30S ribosomal protein S4, which yields MARYTGPRTRIARKFGEAIFGPDKVLSKKNYPPGQHGNGRKKKTSEYGIQLREKQKAKYTYGVLEKQFRILFEKASRTKGIKGEVLLQLLEARLDNVVFRMGLAPTRAAARQLVSHRHIVVNGKVVNIPSFSVKPGQVIGVREKSKSLEVIVDALAGFNHSKYPWLEWDKTAMSGKFLHMPERTDIPENIKEQLIVELYSK from the coding sequence ATGGCAAGATATACTGGACCTAGAACTAGGATTGCTCGTAAATTCGGTGAGGCTATTTTTGGACCTGATAAAGTTCTTTCTAAAAAGAACTATCCTCCCGGACAACACGGAAACGGAAGAAAGAAAAAAACATCTGAGTATGGTATTCAGCTGCGTGAAAAACAAAAAGCTAAATATACTTACGGTGTTTTGGAAAAACAATTCCGTATCTTATTTGAAAAAGCTTCACGCACAAAAGGTATTAAAGGTGAGGTGTTGCTTCAATTACTCGAAGCTCGTCTTGACAACGTAGTATTCCGCATGGGATTGGCACCAACCCGTGCAGCTGCTCGTCAGTTGGTTTCTCACCGTCACATCGTGGTTAACGGTAAAGTGGTAAACATTCCTTCTTTCTCTGTTAAACCAGGTCAGGTGATTGGCGTTCGTGAAAAATCAAAATCTCTTGAGGTAATTGTTGACGCTTTGGCTGGTTTCAACCACAGCAAATATCCATGGTTAGAATGGGATAAAACTGCAATGTCAGGAAAATTCCTTCACATGCCTGAGAGAACTGATATTCCTGAAAATATCAAAGAACAGTTGATCGTAGAATTGTATTCTAAATAA
- the rpsK gene encoding 30S ribosomal protein S11, with translation MAKKTVAAKKRNVKVDANGQLHVHSSFNNIIVSLANSEGQVISWSSAGKMGFRGSKKNTPYAAQMAAQDCAKIAFDLGLRKVKAYVKGPGNGRESAIRTIHGAGIEVTEIVDVTPLPHNGCRPPKRRRV, from the coding sequence ATGGCAAAAAAGACAGTCGCCGCGAAAAAGAGAAATGTGAAGGTTGACGCTAACGGACAACTTCACGTTCACTCATCGTTCAACAACATTATTGTTTCGCTTGCTAACAGCGAAGGACAAGTTATCTCATGGTCTTCTGCAGGTAAAATGGGATTCCGTGGTTCTAAAAAGAACACTCCCTATGCAGCTCAAATGGCTGCACAAGACTGCGCTAAAATCGCATTCGACCTTGGCTTGAGAAAAGTAAAGGCTTATGTTAAGGGACCAGGAAACGGACGTGAGTCTGCAATTCGTACTATCCACGGTGCCGGAATAGAAGTAACTGAGATCGTTGACGTTACTCCACTTCCACACAACGGATGTCGTCCTCCAAAAAGAAGAAGAGTTTAA
- the rpsM gene encoding 30S ribosomal protein S13, whose protein sequence is MAIRIVGVDLPQNKRAEIALTYIFGIGRSSSNAILEKAGIDKDTKVKDLTDDQAAKIREIIGSEYKVEGDLRSEVQLNIKRLMDIGCYRGVRHRIGLPLRGQSTKNNARTRKGKKKTVANKKKATK, encoded by the coding sequence ATGGCTATAAGAATAGTTGGTGTTGACTTGCCGCAAAATAAAAGAGCTGAAATTGCGTTGACTTATATCTTCGGAATTGGTCGTAGCAGTTCAAATGCTATCTTGGAAAAAGCAGGAATCGACAAAGATACAAAAGTAAAAGACCTGACAGATGACCAAGCTGCCAAAATTCGTGAGATCATTGGTAGTGAGTACAAAGTAGAGGGTGATCTGCGTTCTGAAGTTCAACTGAACATCAAGCGATTGATGGATATCGGTTGTTATCGTGGTGTTCGTCACCGTATCGGTCTGCCTTTGAGAGGACAAAGTACTAAAAACAATGCCCGTACTCGTAAAGGTAAGAAGAAAACAGTTGCTAACAAGAAAAAAGCTACTAAATAA
- the ykgO gene encoding type B 50S ribosomal protein L36, with protein sequence MKVRASLKKRTADCKIVRRKGRLYIINKKNPKYKQRQG encoded by the coding sequence ATGAAAGTAAGAGCATCTTTGAAAAAGCGTACTGCTGACTGTAAAATCGTAAGAAGAAAGGGTCGCTTATATATTATTAACAAGAAAAATCCCAAATACAAACAGCGTCAGGGATAA
- the infA gene encoding translation initiation factor IF-1 — MSKQSAIEQDGVIIEALSNAMFRVELENGHEITAHISGKMRMHYIKILPGDKVRVEMSPYDLTKGRIAFRYK, encoded by the coding sequence ATGTCAAAACAATCGGCAATCGAACAAGACGGGGTCATCATTGAAGCGTTGTCAAACGCGATGTTCCGTGTAGAGTTGGAAAACGGACATGAAATCACCGCGCATATTTCTGGTAAAATGCGTATGCATTATATTAAGATTCTACCCGGTGATAAAGTGCGTGTAGAAATGTCTCCTTACGATTTAACGAAGGGGAGAATTGCATTCAGATACAAATAA
- the map gene encoding type I methionyl aminopeptidase gives MIYIKTDEEIELIRQSSLLVGKTLAEVAKLIRPGVTTLELDKCAEQFIRDHKAIPAFLGYSGFPNTLCISPNSQVVHGIPNNLPLKDGDIVSVDCGVLMNGFYGDSAYTFCVGEVNEETKRLLQVTKESLYLGIEQAVHGKRVGDIGHAVQEHCERHNYSVVRELVGHGVGQKLHEAPEVPNYGRRGTGPMLKSGMVIAIEPMINQGSKNILFERDGWTTRTKDGKMSAHFEHTIAVRPGKADILSSFEFVEEVLNNQSK, from the coding sequence ATGATTTATATAAAGACTGATGAAGAAATAGAGCTGATTCGTCAGAGTTCGCTCCTGGTCGGAAAGACTTTAGCCGAAGTGGCTAAGTTAATCCGACCCGGGGTAACAACTCTCGAATTGGACAAATGTGCAGAACAGTTCATTCGTGATCACAAAGCCATCCCGGCTTTCCTCGGTTACAGTGGCTTCCCTAATACGCTCTGCATCTCACCCAATAGCCAGGTTGTTCATGGCATTCCAAACAATCTTCCGTTGAAAGATGGAGACATTGTCTCTGTCGATTGTGGAGTATTGATGAATGGGTTTTATGGTGATTCTGCCTATACTTTCTGTGTAGGTGAAGTAAATGAAGAAACAAAACGTTTACTTCAGGTTACGAAAGAATCCCTTTACCTTGGAATCGAACAGGCTGTTCACGGGAAAAGAGTAGGAGATATTGGTCATGCTGTACAAGAGCACTGTGAACGTCACAACTATTCTGTAGTAAGAGAGCTGGTAGGTCACGGAGTAGGTCAAAAACTACACGAAGCCCCGGAAGTTCCCAACTATGGACGAAGAGGTACCGGACCGATGCTTAAATCGGGAATGGTTATTGCAATTGAACCTATGATTAATCAAGGTTCCAAAAACATTCTCTTTGAACGTGACGGCTGGACTACCCGTACTAAAGACGGGAAAATGTCAGCTCACTTTGAGCATACTATTGCTGTTCGTCCCGGAAAAGCAGATATTTTATCTTCATTTGAATTTGTAGAAGAAGTATTAAACAATCAATCCAAATAG
- the secY gene encoding preprotein translocase subunit SecY translates to MRAVETIKNIWKIEDLRSRIITTLLLVAVYRFGSYVVLPGIDPQALTALRSQTNSGLLALLDMFSGGAFSNASVFALGIMPYISASIVIQLLTIAVPKFQKLQKEGESGRRKMNQYTRILTVLILFFQAPSYLINLNVQLKQAGAAMPGGMWFVISSTIIMTAGSMFVMWLGERITDKGIGNGISFIILVGIIARLPKSITQEFILRTTEKTGGLVMFLAEIIFLLFVIAAAILLVQGTRKVPVQYAKQIAGNKQYGGARQYIPLKINAAGVMPIIFAQAIMFIPITIIGFSKVQGVGPFLQSFMNHTGLGYNITFGVLIILFTYFYTAITIQPNQMAEDMKRNNGFIPGIKPGKKTAEYIDEIMSRITLPGSIFLAIIAVMPAFASVFGVSQGFSQFFGGTSLLILVGVVLDTLQQVESHLLMRHYDGLLKSGRIKGRTAAAY, encoded by the coding sequence ATGAGAGCAGTTGAAACCATAAAAAACATTTGGAAGATTGAAGATCTGAGAAGTCGGATCATTACTACACTACTTTTAGTAGCAGTTTATCGTTTTGGATCATATGTAGTACTTCCGGGTATTGACCCACAAGCCTTGACGGCTTTGCGTTCGCAAACAAATAGTGGCTTATTGGCGCTTCTGGATATGTTTTCCGGTGGTGCGTTCTCTAACGCTTCTGTATTTGCGTTGGGTATTATGCCTTATATCTCTGCTTCAATCGTAATTCAGTTGCTCACCATTGCTGTTCCTAAGTTTCAAAAGTTACAAAAAGAGGGAGAAAGTGGACGTCGAAAAATGAATCAATATACCCGTATTCTTACGGTTTTGATTCTTTTCTTCCAGGCTCCTTCTTATTTGATTAACTTGAATGTTCAGCTTAAACAGGCTGGAGCTGCTATGCCTGGTGGCATGTGGTTTGTGATTTCATCAACTATTATCATGACTGCCGGTAGTATGTTCGTAATGTGGTTAGGTGAGAGAATTACTGATAAAGGAATTGGTAACGGTATTTCGTTTATCATCCTTGTAGGTATTATCGCTCGTTTGCCTAAATCAATTACTCAGGAGTTTATCCTGCGTACTACTGAAAAAACCGGTGGTTTGGTAATGTTCCTGGCTGAAATTATTTTCCTCCTGTTTGTAATTGCTGCTGCTATCCTCCTAGTGCAGGGAACACGAAAAGTCCCCGTACAGTATGCTAAGCAAATTGCAGGTAATAAACAGTATGGTGGGGCCCGTCAGTATATTCCGTTAAAGATTAATGCTGCCGGTGTGATGCCAATCATTTTTGCTCAGGCAATTATGTTTATTCCTATCACAATTATCGGCTTCTCGAAAGTTCAGGGTGTAGGTCCTTTCCTTCAGTCATTTATGAATCACACAGGATTGGGTTACAACATTACTTTCGGTGTTCTGATTATTCTCTTTACCTATTTCTATACCGCGATCACTATTCAACCTAATCAAATGGCTGAAGATATGAAACGCAATAACGGATTTATTCCAGGTATAAAGCCAGGTAAAAAGACAGCTGAGTATATTGACGAAATCATGTCACGTATCACTTTACCAGGATCAATCTTCCTGGCAATTATCGCTGTAATGCCTGCATTTGCAAGCGTGTTCGGTGTAAGCCAGGGCTTTTCACAGTTCTTTGGCGGAACCTCTCTGCTAATCCTTGTAGGTGTTGTATTGGATACATTGCAGCAAGTAGAAAGTCACCTGTTGATGCGCCACTATGACGGATTATTGAAGTCAGGTCGTATTAAAGGACGTACTGCTGCGGCTTATTAA
- the rplO gene encoding 50S ribosomal protein L15, which produces MNLSNLKPAVGSVKTRKRIGRGTGSGMGGTSTRGHKGAKSRSGYSRKVGFEGGQMPLQRRLPKFGFKNFNRVEYKAINLDTLQELAEAKSLTKIGVDTLIEAGFISSSQLVKILGNGSLTIKLEVEANAFSKSAEAAIIAAGGTVAKL; this is translated from the coding sequence ATGAATTTAAGTAATTTGAAACCTGCTGTAGGTTCTGTTAAAACCAGAAAAAGAATCGGACGTGGTACCGGATCAGGTATGGGCGGAACATCTACAAGAGGTCATAAAGGTGCTAAATCAAGATCTGGTTACTCTCGCAAAGTAGGATTCGAAGGGGGACAAATGCCTTTACAAAGACGTTTGCCTAAATTCGGCTTCAAAAACTTTAATCGCGTTGAGTACAAAGCGATCAATTTGGATACTTTACAAGAATTGGCTGAGGCTAAATCATTAACTAAAATCGGTGTTGACACTTTGATCGAAGCTGGTTTCATCTCATCTTCTCAATTGGTTAAAATCCTTGGAAACGGATCTTTGACTATCAAATTGGAAGTAGAAGCCAATGCTTTCTCAAAATCAGCAGAAGCTGCAATTATCGCAGCAGGTGGAACCGTAGCAAAACTCTAA
- the rpmD gene encoding 50S ribosomal protein L30, translating into MATIKIKQVKSRIKCPATQKRTLDALGLTKLNKVVEHEATPQIMGMVAKVQHLISVVE; encoded by the coding sequence ATGGCAACTATCAAAATTAAACAAGTTAAGAGCAGAATCAAATGTCCTGCGACTCAAAAAAGAACTTTGGATGCTTTGGGATTGACCAAACTGAACAAAGTTGTTGAGCACGAAGCTACTCCCCAGATCATGGGGATGGTAGCTAAAGTACAGCACCTGATCTCTGTAGTAGAATAA
- the rpsE gene encoding 30S ribosomal protein S5: MSGINNRVKVTTDLELKDRLVAINRVTKVTKGGRTFSFSAIVVVGNEDGIVGWGLGKASEVTTAIAKGVEAAKKNLIKVPVLKGTIPHEQLSKFGGAEVFIKPASHGTGVKAGGAMRSVLESVGVTDVLAKSKGSSNPHNLVKATMVALSELRDAYTVAQNRAVSVEKVFKG, from the coding sequence ATGTCAGGAATCAATAATAGAGTTAAAGTAACAACTGATCTTGAATTAAAAGACAGATTGGTTGCAATCAACCGTGTTACCAAAGTTACTAAAGGTGGTCGTACATTCAGCTTCTCTGCAATTGTGGTTGTAGGTAACGAAGACGGAATCGTAGGCTGGGGCCTTGGTAAAGCAAGCGAGGTAACTACTGCTATCGCTAAAGGCGTAGAAGCAGCTAAAAAGAACCTGATCAAAGTTCCCGTACTGAAAGGTACTATTCCTCACGAACAACTTTCAAAATTCGGTGGTGCTGAAGTTTTCATAAAACCAGCTTCTCACGGTACCGGGGTTAAAGCCGGAGGTGCGATGCGTTCCGTACTTGAAAGTGTTGGTGTGACCGACGTATTGGCTAAATCAAAAGGTTCTTCAAACCCACACAACCTTGTAAAAGCTACAATGGTTGCTTTGAGCGAACTCCGTGATGCTTATACTGTTGCTCAAAACAGAGCTGTTTCGGTAGAAAAAGTATTTAAAGGTTAA
- the rplR gene encoding 50S ribosomal protein L18, with the protein MLNKLERRLKIKQRVRGKISGTADIPRMSVFRSNSQIYVQIINDLEGKTLAAASSLGLEKAPKKEQAAKVGELIAKKAAEAGITTVVFDRNGFLYHGRIKELADAARNAGLKF; encoded by the coding sequence ATGTTAAATAAGTTAGAGAGAAGACTGAAGATTAAACAACGCGTACGCGGAAAAATTAGCGGTACTGCCGACATCCCCCGTATGTCTGTTTTCAGAAGCAACAGTCAAATATACGTTCAGATCATCAATGATCTTGAAGGAAAAACTTTAGCTGCAGCTAGCTCACTGGGTCTTGAGAAAGCCCCTAAAAAAGAACAAGCAGCGAAAGTAGGTGAACTTATCGCTAAAAAAGCAGCTGAGGCAGGAATTACAACTGTTGTATTCGACCGTAACGGTTTCCTGTATCACGGTAGAATTAAAGAATTGGCAGATGCTGCCCGTAACGCTGGACTTAAATTTTAA
- the rplF gene encoding 50S ribosomal protein L6, with product MSRIGKLPVSIPAGVTVTFADGVVTVKGSKGTLSQEITGGIEVAVEEGKVVLTRPSDEKQQRALHGLYRSLINNMVVGVSQGYRKEMELVGVGYRVSNQAQLVEFSLGYSHNIFLQLPAEVKVETKSERNKNPLIILESADKQLIGQVCAKIRSFRKPEPYKGKGIKFVGEIIRRKSGKSAGKGK from the coding sequence ATGTCAAGAATTGGAAAATTGCCTGTCTCTATCCCTGCTGGTGTAACCGTTACTTTTGCTGACGGCGTAGTAACTGTAAAAGGTTCAAAAGGAACCTTGTCACAAGAAATTACAGGTGGTATTGAAGTCGCTGTAGAGGAAGGAAAAGTAGTTTTGACCCGTCCTTCTGACGAAAAGCAACAACGTGCTTTACATGGATTGTATCGCTCTTTGATCAACAACATGGTAGTAGGTGTTTCTCAGGGATACCGCAAAGAAATGGAACTTGTTGGTGTTGGTTACCGTGTTTCAAACCAGGCTCAACTTGTTGAGTTCTCTTTGGGATACAGCCACAACATTTTCTTGCAACTGCCTGCAGAGGTTAAAGTAGAGACCAAATCAGAGAGAAATAAAAACCCGTTGATTATCCTTGAATCAGCAGATAAACAATTGATCGGACAAGTTTGTGCTAAAATCCGTTCGTTCCGCAAACCAGAGCCTTACAAAGGTAAAGGTATCAAGTTTGTGGGTGAAATTATCCGCAGAAAATCAGGTAAATCTGCAGGTAAGGGTAAATAA
- the rpsH gene encoding 30S ribosomal protein S8: MTDPIADYLTRLRNAIKANHRVVEVPASNLKKEITKILFEKGYILNYKFVEEGPQGSIKIALKYDPVNKVNAIKKLIRISSPGLRQYTGYKEMPRVLNGLGIAILSTSKGVMTNKEAADLKIGGEVICYIY; encoded by the coding sequence ATGACAGATCCTATCGCAGACTATTTGACCAGACTGAGAAACGCGATTAAAGCAAATCACCGCGTTGTTGAAGTTCCTGCGTCAAATTTGAAGAAAGAAATTACTAAAATTCTTTTCGAAAAAGGCTACATTCTTAACTATAAGTTTGTAGAAGAAGGGCCTCAGGGCTCAATCAAGATCGCTTTGAAGTACGATCCAGTTAACAAAGTTAACGCGATCAAAAAGCTGATCCGTATTTCTTCTCCCGGTTTACGTCAGTACACCGGTTACAAAGAAATGCCGAGAGTATTGAACGGTTTGGGTATCGCTATCTTGTCAACTTCTAAAGGAGTAATGACAAACAAAGAAGCGGCTGACCTTAAAATCGGTGGTGAAGTTATTTGTTACATCTATTAA
- the rpsN gene encoding 30S ribosomal protein S14 — protein MAKESMKAREVKRAKLVAKYAAKREQLKAEGNYEALQALPKNASPVRLHNRCKLTGRPKGYIRQFGISRIQFREMASAGLIPGVKKASW, from the coding sequence ATGGCTAAAGAATCAATGAAAGCCCGCGAAGTGAAAAGAGCTAAGCTGGTTGCTAAATATGCCGCTAAACGTGAACAACTTAAAGCTGAAGGCAACTACGAAGCTTTGCAAGCACTTCCTAAAAATGCATCTCCTGTTCGTTTGCACAACCGTTGCAAATTAACCGGAAGACCGAAAGGATATATCCGTCAGTTCGGTATTTCACGTATTCAGTTCCGTGAAATGGCATCAGCAGGACTTATCCCGGGTGTGAAAAAAGCAAGCTGGTAA